In one window of Photobacterium leiognathi DNA:
- a CDS encoding HlyD family type I secretion periplasmic adaptor subunit — protein MSSNLKWANQKHAYRSRKIIWLCSLLVIAIITWAAYSKLEEVVVGDGKVVPTQAIQKIQSLEGGIIEQVLVSPGEQVKQGQTLLILDDTRFRTAFQESDEHFRTLQAQIKRLKAELETVKVNTREKDWKKQITINHQALDFDDLSKRAQINAKANYNERISQIESQLEEAQLTIEQQTEALRDAKSNTATLNSSLRLVNKEARMLEGAVKRGAVAEVELIQTRRDQVKIRGEIASSKVAQQKASAALREAIVMRRNLALEFRTSVQAQLNEATNQFAQLEDSQEGLADQLKRTEITAPMDGTIKDILVRSLGGVVKPGEPIMELVPNDSKLIVEARISPQDIAFVSKGLEATIKFTAYDFVVYGGRKGTVTYVSADALQTEDGTAYYRAHIQLHDDPDTRLQVIPGMQAMVDILTGEKTVLSYWLKPLLRAKASALREP, from the coding sequence ATGAGCAGTAATTTAAAATGGGCTAACCAAAAACACGCCTATCGCTCTCGTAAGATAATTTGGCTTTGCTCGCTATTGGTTATCGCGATTATTACGTGGGCTGCTTATTCCAAATTAGAAGAGGTAGTGGTTGGTGACGGTAAGGTTGTACCAACTCAGGCTATTCAAAAAATCCAGAGCTTAGAAGGCGGCATTATCGAGCAAGTCTTGGTAAGTCCCGGTGAACAAGTCAAACAAGGTCAAACCCTACTTATTTTGGATGATACTCGTTTCCGCACTGCCTTTCAGGAATCTGATGAGCATTTCCGTACGCTACAAGCGCAAATCAAACGTCTGAAAGCCGAATTAGAGACGGTTAAAGTCAATACCAGAGAAAAAGACTGGAAGAAGCAAATCACCATTAACCATCAAGCTCTCGACTTTGATGATTTAAGTAAGCGTGCACAAATTAATGCCAAAGCCAACTACAACGAGCGTATTAGCCAAATTGAGTCACAGCTTGAAGAAGCGCAACTCACCATTGAGCAACAAACCGAAGCACTACGTGATGCAAAAAGTAATACCGCGACCCTTAACAGTAGCCTTCGCTTAGTGAACAAAGAAGCAAGAATGCTCGAAGGTGCGGTAAAACGTGGGGCCGTTGCAGAAGTTGAATTGATCCAAACACGCCGCGATCAAGTCAAAATACGCGGTGAAATTGCCAGCTCAAAAGTCGCTCAACAAAAAGCATCAGCAGCCTTACGTGAAGCCATTGTGATGCGTCGTAACCTTGCGTTGGAATTTAGAACGTCTGTACAAGCACAACTTAATGAAGCAACCAACCAATTTGCCCAGTTAGAAGATAGCCAAGAAGGATTAGCCGATCAGCTAAAACGTACCGAAATCACCGCCCCTATGGATGGCACGATCAAAGATATCTTGGTGCGCTCATTAGGCGGTGTCGTCAAACCCGGTGAACCCATCATGGAACTGGTACCGAATGACAGCAAATTAATCGTTGAAGCGCGAATTTCACCACAGGATATTGCTTTTGTGAGCAAGGGCTTAGAAGCAACAATTAAATTTACTGCTTACGATTTTGTTGTCTACGGTGGACGTAAAGGAACGGTGACCTATGTCAGTGCTGATGCGCTGCAAACGGAAGATGGTACTGCCTATTACCGTGCTCATATCCAACTCCATGATGATCCTGACACTCGTCTTCAAGTTATTCCCGGCATGCAAGCCATGGTGGATATCTTAACAGGCGAAAAAACCGTTTTAAGCTACTGGTTAAAACCGCTGTTACGCGCCAAAGCCAGTGCATTAAGAGAACCTTAA
- a CDS encoding TolC family outer membrane protein, producing MRLSSLIAAALFSSSAAHALSLEESVASAIDYSPQIAGQYARFQSVLREVDGAQADYLPQVNLYAAAGYEETRYNSGNKIPKDDRGMNRTEIGLKASQLIFDGFKTSANTDRLTYEAESERLTLLSDAEDISLDTTRLYLEVLKAKTIHELTQRNVREHEAIYQDILDKNSKGLSSNSDLAQIAARVATAQSSLIAAENNLYDLDAQFMRLVGKPASGLVDPVVDTALLPNSKEVAIKQGIEQHPEIQAAIADIKAAREEIRREKGNYFPEFKLEVHANANDNVGNTLGPDQDARVMLTMNYDIYNGGKTNADTEASAWRHEEARTIRLRAEREVVEGTTLAWNAYNMLEQQKKLLKQNVDAAKAAEMGYEEQFRLGRRSLLDVLDAKVEVFLARKNYINTEYDHTLAAYRILNAMGKLTYALRVEYPEQWQAKEQ from the coding sequence ATGCGTTTATCATCTTTAATAGCGGCTGCGCTATTTTCATCTAGTGCTGCACATGCGCTCTCTTTAGAAGAGTCCGTTGCTTCAGCCATTGATTACAGCCCACAAATTGCTGGGCAGTATGCTCGTTTTCAATCTGTACTACGTGAAGTCGATGGTGCACAAGCGGATTACTTACCCCAAGTAAATCTTTATGCTGCGGCAGGTTATGAAGAAACCCGTTATAACAGCGGCAATAAAATCCCCAAAGATGATCGTGGTATGAACCGTACTGAAATTGGTTTAAAAGCCTCACAGTTGATCTTTGATGGCTTCAAAACCTCAGCCAATACCGATCGCCTAACCTATGAAGCAGAATCTGAGCGCTTAACTTTATTATCTGATGCCGAAGATATCTCATTAGATACCACACGTTTATACCTTGAAGTACTAAAAGCAAAAACCATTCATGAGTTAACCCAACGCAACGTCCGTGAACATGAAGCGATCTATCAAGATATTCTCGATAAAAACTCAAAAGGCTTAAGCAGTAACTCTGACTTAGCGCAAATTGCAGCCCGTGTTGCAACGGCTCAATCGTCACTGATTGCCGCTGAAAATAACCTTTACGATCTCGATGCACAATTCATGCGCTTAGTGGGTAAGCCTGCTTCAGGTTTAGTCGACCCTGTGGTAGATACTGCCCTACTACCTAACAGCAAAGAAGTTGCTATTAAACAAGGCATTGAGCAGCACCCTGAAATTCAAGCAGCCATCGCGGATATTAAAGCGGCACGTGAAGAAATCCGTCGTGAAAAAGGCAACTACTTCCCTGAATTTAAGCTAGAAGTACACGCAAATGCCAACGATAACGTGGGTAATACGCTTGGTCCTGATCAAGATGCCCGTGTCATGCTAACTATGAATTACGACATCTATAACGGCGGAAAAACCAATGCAGATACGGAAGCTTCTGCATGGCGTCATGAAGAAGCACGTACTATTCGTTTACGTGCAGAGCGTGAAGTGGTTGAAGGTACGACACTTGCCTGGAATGCCTACAACATGCTGGAACAACAAAAGAAACTATTAAAGCAAAACGTTGATGCCGCCAAAGCCGCTGAAATGGGATACGAAGAACAATTTCGTTTAGGTCGCCGTAGCCTACTTGATGTACTGGATGCCAAAGTCGAAGTATTTCTTGCCCGTAAAAACTACATCAATACTGAATATGATCACACCTTAGCGGCATATCGCATTCTGAATGCGATGGGTAAATTAACCTACGCGTTACGTGTTGAATACCCAGAACAATGGCAAGCGAAGGAGCAATAA
- a CDS encoding sensor histidine kinase, giving the protein MMLLAVFERAALLLMALFLLTQTQHFQSIVKKQHRRPAETAMISLLFILFAVLSTYTGVKVDGSLVNVRIIAVVSGGILFGPWVGIPAGIIAGIHRYLIDIHGPTSVACLLTSIFAGLLATWIHVSCQKKNYAQLGILAGMVCEILTMVLIVTLSEDKALAYNIVSHISFPMIMGTVCIGLIIKLVQGLDEEKDIVAARQAKLALDIANKTLPYFRINSRESLQKVCNIIREHTQADAVAITDTIDVRAYVGSGEENFLDAHHQISGMTRQAVTTGKQIISNNLNVHEFRSLLIIPLWENGEVSGTLKIFYCRPDQIRLSLREMAIGLSQIISTQMEVSRIEQLKAMASKAEFSALQSKINPHFLFNALNAISTLIRIRPDHARELIANLADFLRYNLERDVELIDIQEELQQVRDYVAIEQARFGNKLDVIFDIEDVHPHIPCLLIQPLVENAILHGIQPSREPGTVTISVKTVGEKIAIMIQDTGVGISQKVIDKLYNGNVDSHRIGLNNVHQRLLLLYGEGLHIRRLEKGTEMLFYVK; this is encoded by the coding sequence ATGATGCTGTTAGCGGTATTTGAGCGTGCCGCATTGTTATTAATGGCACTGTTTTTATTAACCCAAACTCAGCACTTTCAGTCGATTGTTAAAAAGCAGCATCGTCGACCAGCAGAAACCGCAATGATCTCTCTTTTGTTTATCCTTTTTGCGGTTTTAAGCACTTACACAGGGGTCAAAGTCGATGGCTCGCTAGTTAATGTTCGCATTATAGCAGTGGTATCCGGCGGCATATTATTTGGCCCTTGGGTGGGGATTCCTGCTGGGATCATTGCTGGTATTCACCGTTATTTAATTGATATTCATGGCCCGACATCGGTAGCGTGTCTGCTAACTAGTATTTTTGCTGGTTTATTGGCGACATGGATCCACGTGTCTTGCCAGAAAAAAAATTATGCCCAATTAGGTATTTTGGCTGGCATGGTGTGTGAGATCTTAACCATGGTGCTGATTGTGACGCTGTCGGAAGATAAAGCGCTGGCGTATAACATTGTCTCGCACATTAGCTTTCCAATGATCATGGGAACCGTCTGTATTGGCTTGATCATCAAACTGGTGCAAGGACTGGATGAAGAAAAAGACATTGTCGCAGCACGGCAAGCGAAACTGGCGTTAGATATTGCCAATAAAACCCTGCCGTATTTTCGGATCAATAGCCGAGAGTCGCTACAAAAGGTATGTAATATTATTCGTGAACACACTCAGGCAGATGCGGTCGCCATTACCGATACTATCGATGTGCGGGCTTATGTCGGCAGCGGTGAAGAGAACTTTCTTGATGCTCACCATCAGATCAGTGGCATGACGCGCCAAGCGGTAACAACGGGTAAGCAGATCATCAGTAATAATTTAAATGTGCATGAGTTTCGATCCTTGTTGATCATTCCATTGTGGGAAAATGGCGAGGTGAGTGGCACATTGAAGATCTTTTATTGTCGCCCTGATCAAATCCGTTTATCGCTACGTGAAATGGCGATTGGTTTATCGCAAATTATCTCGACTCAAATGGAAGTGTCGCGAATTGAGCAGCTAAAAGCGATGGCAAGCAAAGCTGAGTTTTCAGCGCTACAAAGTAAAATCAATCCGCACTTTTTATTTAATGCATTGAATGCAATTTCGACCTTAATTCGTATTCGTCCCGATCATGCAAGAGAGCTGATTGCGAATTTAGCCGATTTTCTGCGATATAACCTAGAACGTGACGTTGAATTGATCGATATCCAAGAAGAGCTGCAGCAAGTGCGCGATTATGTCGCCATTGAGCAAGCCCGCTTTGGTAATAAACTCGACGTTATTTTTGATATTGAAGATGTTCATCCTCATATTCCTTGTTTGCTGATCCAACCGTTAGTGGAAAATGCGATTTTGCATGGTATTCAGCCATCCCGAGAGCCGGGAACAGTGACGATTTCTGTGAAAACTGTCGGTGAGAAAATTGCCATCATGATCCAAGACACTGGTGTTGGTATTTCGCAAAAAGTTATCGATAAGCTGTACAACGGTAATGTGGATTCCCATCGTATTGGTCTAAATAACGTCCATCAGCGTTTATTGCTACTTTATGGTGAAGGCTTGCATATTCGTCGCCTTGAGAAAGGCACTGAAATGTTGTTCTACGTAAAATAA
- a CDS encoding PstS family phosphate ABC transporter substrate-binding protein: protein MNKSTFTYMLPLALFAASAYADSHKTIAVENELNTVVNELLSTATLNNQLLTEQSNDIQKVMIEDGVKIGISSRRWLDSEVAVFKDKYGYKPTELYFTSDAVAILVNEDNPIKSISINALADIFGCKSSLEPVQWQSVNPILANHSELTQVQAYSVNGDLSAHRNFTKMITCYDGQKTATKSLSNRDDLIDTIESKENAIGYTVYQSQDKDIKRIDIIDKNGESFGLDHETILSGRYPLANVYYMYLNLEPTNSSLSSQQTDFVNYVMTPEAQQTLIKNGFIGLPSAAIERNKVVLKQQQPEIQGGYK from the coding sequence GTGAATAAATCAACTTTTACTTACATGCTACCACTGGCGTTGTTTGCAGCTTCTGCTTATGCCGATAGTCATAAAACCATTGCGGTAGAAAATGAGCTAAACACCGTGGTTAATGAACTGCTTTCAACCGCAACACTGAACAATCAATTGTTGACTGAACAAAGCAATGATATTCAAAAAGTGATGATTGAAGACGGCGTAAAAATTGGTATTAGCTCTCGCCGTTGGTTAGATAGCGAAGTCGCGGTTTTTAAAGATAAATACGGTTATAAACCAACCGAGCTGTACTTTACGTCCGATGCGGTAGCGATTTTAGTCAATGAAGATAATCCAATAAAGTCGATTTCAATCAATGCACTGGCTGATATTTTTGGCTGTAAATCATCATTAGAACCAGTTCAGTGGCAAAGTGTTAATCCAATCCTTGCCAATCATTCTGAGCTAACTCAAGTGCAAGCTTATTCGGTAAATGGTGATTTATCAGCACACCGTAATTTCACCAAGATGATCACCTGCTACGACGGTCAAAAAACAGCGACAAAATCGCTAAGCAACCGTGATGACTTAATCGATACCATTGAATCAAAAGAAAATGCTATTGGTTACACGGTATATCAAAGCCAAGATAAAGATATTAAACGCATTGATATTATTGATAAAAACGGTGAAAGCTTCGGTTTAGATCATGAAACAATTTTATCTGGCCGTTACCCGCTTGCTAATGTCTACTACATGTATCTAAATCTTGAGCCTACCAATAGCTCACTATCGTCACAGCAAACCGATTTTGTAAATTACGTGATGACACCAGAAGCTCAGCAGACATTGATCAAAAATGGTTTTATTGGCTTACCATCAGCGGCAATTGAACGTAATAAAGTAGTATTAAAACAACAGCAACCTGAAATCCAAGGTGGCTATAAGTAA
- a CDS encoding L-alanine exporter AlaE, with translation MSVIKLPLKYRSAAADTFAMVVFSFAAGMMIEIFISGMSFEQSLASRTLSIPINIAIAWPYGVFRDFMIHQGTRISSKRWMKGVSDMVAYVLFQSPVYAGILFVVGANVDQIVTAVTSNILVSGALGVVYGQFLEMCRRMFRVPNAA, from the coding sequence ATGTCAGTGATTAAGTTGCCTTTAAAGTATAGAAGTGCCGCTGCAGACACCTTTGCAATGGTGGTATTTAGTTTTGCTGCTGGCATGATGATTGAGATTTTTATTTCAGGCATGTCGTTTGAGCAATCATTAGCATCACGAACCTTATCTATTCCGATCAATATCGCGATAGCTTGGCCTTATGGTGTGTTTCGTGACTTTATGATCCACCAAGGTACGCGCATTTCATCGAAGCGTTGGATGAAAGGAGTATCAGATATGGTGGCGTATGTACTATTCCAATCGCCTGTATATGCGGGGATCTTGTTTGTCGTTGGCGCAAACGTTGATCAAATCGTAACAGCTGTTACCAGTAATATTTTGGTATCAGGTGCTTTAGGTGTGGTGTATGGGCAGTTTTTAGAAATGTGTCGTCGTATGTTCCGTGTACCGAATGCGGCATAA
- a CDS encoding LytR/AlgR family response regulator transcription factor, with protein MLKALIVEDEYLAREELTYLIQTHSHIQIEAAFEDGLEAFKFLQTNQVDIVFLDINIPSIDGMLLARNISQFKYKPHIVFTTAYKDYAVDAFELEAFDYLLKPISEARVKGLLAKLEQQHQAIYQQEQQASAQVRHQTVNLMKDNRIVITPIEDIDYAEASEKITKVYTADGCFIAPMTISELVAKLPESEFFRCHRSYCINVARVQEIIPWVNSTYLLKLQHHDQQVPVSRSNIKLFRERMKL; from the coding sequence ATGCTAAAAGCACTGATTGTTGAAGATGAATATTTAGCGCGTGAAGAGTTAACATATTTAATTCAAACCCATAGTCACATTCAGATTGAAGCTGCTTTTGAAGATGGATTAGAAGCCTTTAAGTTTTTGCAAACCAACCAAGTCGATATTGTTTTCCTCGATATTAATATTCCGTCGATTGATGGCATGTTGCTGGCGCGTAATATTTCGCAGTTTAAGTACAAGCCGCACATTGTGTTCACCACCGCTTATAAAGATTATGCAGTTGATGCGTTTGAATTAGAGGCATTTGATTATCTACTCAAGCCGATCAGCGAAGCGCGAGTGAAAGGGCTGTTAGCGAAATTAGAACAACAGCATCAAGCGATATATCAGCAAGAGCAACAAGCATCAGCGCAAGTACGCCATCAAACGGTAAATTTGATGAAAGATAACCGGATTGTGATCACCCCGATTGAGGATATTGATTATGCCGAAGCCAGTGAAAAAATCACTAAGGTGTATACCGCTGATGGCTGTTTTATTGCGCCGATGACGATTAGTGAGCTGGTGGCGAAATTGCCAGAATCTGAATTTTTTCGTTGTCATCGTTCTTATTGTATTAATGTGGCACGGGTGCAGGAAATCATCCCTTGGGTTAACAGTACCTACCTGTTGAAGTTGCAGCATCATGATCAACAGGTGCCAGTCAGTCGTAGCAATATTAAGTTGTTCCGAGAACGTATGAAGCTGTAA
- a CDS encoding type I secretion system permease/ATPase, with translation MSSKNPPLDNDIWLASILWLCQHYSIRCHRLKVTTGLPLVQGKLDDSLFERAANQAQLDVGLHPKNKLTTASLPAVGITETGTPIIISECTDGVFKTIQFQTNDEHAPTPIVSQQSGDELTHLLSDDVWQVSPMQMADPRVDDIKPKPKKHWLRAAISEVKPWYRDLLIASIFINLLALVVPLFTMNVYDRVVPNQAFNTLWVLAAGVSIALIFDWLLREARSAITDMAGHHIDTKLSAILMQKVLGMKLEHRPQSAAAFARQIQDFDSVREFFTSVTLVTLVDLPFTLFFLALIGWLGGPMMFVPIAVMIVLLLISTIMKGKIGQTLDESARLSTQKQTQLLDSLYNLSDIKQNNAEGIIQRRWEQTVSALSDWHIKSRKYTNVVSHSVMSSQQIVTICLIIIGVYRISEGLLSMGGLIAIVMLSGRAASSINQLSMLMLRYQQSRSAITGLDQVMALPQESNEHQVMDRGEFNGNVQLDDANFAYPEQQFNALSNIKLAIRQGERVGIIGAAGSGKSTLLALLSYQYRPSSGQLYFEGIDAQLWPPAALRNNIGWVGQQPALIYGTIYENILFGCDDVDEKRLSHAITTSGLNGFMDRLANGLETQVGENGRNLSGGQRQAVALARALYRAPSLLLMDEPTSALDQQAEERFRQALHRLPRDITMVISSHRQSILTQCDRIIVLERGQIVADGDAKSILAKQKPQRPVSRVRSVSIVQGGGNEQ, from the coding sequence ATGAGTAGTAAAAATCCGCCGTTAGATAATGACATCTGGCTCGCCTCTATTTTGTGGCTATGCCAGCATTACAGTATTCGTTGTCATCGTCTGAAAGTCACCACAGGCTTACCCTTAGTACAGGGTAAACTTGACGATTCTCTGTTTGAACGTGCAGCCAACCAAGCTCAGTTGGACGTTGGTTTGCACCCGAAAAATAAGCTAACTACTGCAAGCTTACCTGCCGTTGGTATTACCGAGACTGGCACGCCAATCATTATTAGTGAATGCACTGATGGTGTCTTTAAAACGATCCAGTTTCAAACCAATGATGAGCATGCCCCAACGCCTATTGTCTCGCAGCAATCAGGTGATGAATTAACACATCTGCTCAGCGATGATGTATGGCAAGTCTCACCAATGCAAATGGCTGATCCTCGAGTAGATGACATCAAACCAAAACCGAAAAAACACTGGTTGCGTGCAGCGATTTCAGAGGTAAAACCTTGGTATCGTGATCTACTGATTGCCTCTATTTTTATCAACCTACTCGCTCTGGTTGTGCCGTTATTTACCATGAACGTCTACGATCGCGTGGTGCCAAATCAAGCTTTTAATACCTTATGGGTGTTAGCGGCTGGGGTATCAATTGCGTTGATATTTGATTGGTTATTACGCGAAGCGAGAAGTGCTATCACTGACATGGCTGGGCATCATATTGATACCAAACTATCGGCCATTTTGATGCAAAAAGTATTGGGGATGAAACTAGAACATCGTCCCCAATCAGCCGCTGCATTTGCGCGTCAAATTCAAGATTTCGACAGTGTGCGAGAGTTTTTCACGTCAGTCACTTTAGTTACCTTGGTGGATTTACCCTTCACCCTATTCTTCCTTGCATTAATCGGCTGGTTAGGCGGCCCTATGATGTTTGTTCCTATTGCAGTGATGATTGTATTACTGCTTATCAGCACGATTATGAAAGGCAAGATCGGTCAAACCTTAGATGAGTCCGCTCGCTTATCGACCCAGAAACAAACCCAATTATTAGATAGCTTATATAACCTTTCAGATATCAAACAAAACAATGCAGAAGGCATAATCCAACGTCGTTGGGAGCAAACGGTTTCTGCACTGTCGGATTGGCACATTAAGTCCCGTAAATACACCAACGTTGTGTCTCATTCAGTGATGAGTAGTCAGCAGATCGTCACCATTTGTTTGATTATCATAGGTGTTTACCGCATTTCTGAAGGCTTACTCAGTATGGGTGGCTTAATTGCTATTGTGATGCTGAGTGGTCGTGCCGCGAGTTCAATCAATCAATTATCCATGTTAATGCTGCGCTATCAGCAAAGCCGTTCAGCAATCACAGGGCTTGATCAAGTGATGGCATTACCGCAAGAAAGCAATGAACATCAGGTGATGGATCGTGGTGAATTTAACGGTAACGTACAGCTAGATGATGCGAACTTCGCTTATCCTGAACAACAGTTTAATGCTCTTAGCAATATCAAATTAGCCATTCGCCAAGGCGAGCGAGTGGGTATTATTGGTGCAGCAGGTTCAGGTAAATCGACCCTATTAGCTCTACTTTCTTACCAATATCGTCCAAGTTCAGGACAATTGTATTTCGAAGGTATTGATGCCCAGTTATGGCCGCCTGCCGCACTTCGTAACAATATCGGTTGGGTTGGACAGCAACCTGCGCTTATCTACGGCACCATTTATGAAAACATCTTATTTGGCTGTGATGACGTCGATGAAAAACGCCTGAGTCATGCCATTACCACCTCTGGCCTAAACGGCTTTATGGATCGCCTTGCTAACGGCTTAGAAACCCAAGTCGGTGAAAATGGACGTAACTTATCTGGTGGTCAGCGCCAAGCGGTTGCACTGGCTCGCGCTTTATACCGTGCTCCAAGTCTATTGCTCATGGATGAACCAACGAGCGCTTTAGATCAACAAGCAGAAGAGCGTTTCCGTCAGGCATTACATCGCCTACCGCGTGATATCACCATGGTGATCAGTTCTCACCGTCAATCTATTTTGACGCAATGTGATCGTATTATCGTGTTAGAACGTGGGCAAATTGTCGCGGATGGTGATGCGAAATCTATTCTCGCCAAACAGAAGCCACAACGTCCAGTTAGTCGTGTTCGCTCTGTCAGCATTGTTCAGGGAGGCGGTAATGAGCAGTAA
- a CDS encoding OmpA family protein, whose protein sequence is MTKSLLSLILLPLLLAGCAQMPDTQVTRHQIDDLRDHDKDGVINQRDMCADTPTGTKVDITGCAPWEVKPKYDIQTVYFNYDDAHIRLDQNETYTLLFNLLEQKPQAKVILVGDTSPEGTDQYNKALAQRRTGVIKDALIENGIAPERISEQEFTQVTELTKHLKKRERRTIAVITSNQMEPVKKWTIYSSEQSAQHASTAQ, encoded by the coding sequence ATGACTAAATCACTACTTTCTCTTATTTTATTGCCTTTGCTTTTAGCTGGCTGTGCACAAATGCCAGATACCCAAGTTACTCGTCATCAAATTGATGATCTTCGTGATCATGATAAAGATGGCGTGATCAACCAACGAGATATGTGTGCCGATACGCCAACAGGTACAAAAGTAGATATTACAGGCTGCGCACCATGGGAAGTGAAACCGAAATACGATATTCAAACGGTTTACTTTAACTATGACGATGCCCATATTCGCTTAGATCAAAACGAAACTTACACCTTATTGTTTAATCTGTTAGAGCAAAAACCACAGGCAAAAGTGATCCTTGTTGGTGATACTAGTCCAGAAGGTACGGATCAATACAACAAAGCATTAGCGCAACGCCGTACAGGGGTGATTAAAGACGCCCTGATTGAAAATGGCATTGCCCCAGAGCGTATTTCAGAGCAAGAGTTCACACAGGTAACAGAGCTAACTAAGCACCTTAAAAAGCGTGAGCGACGCACCATTGCAGTGATCACTAGCAATCAAATGGAGCCAGTCAAGAAATGGACGATTTACAGCTCTGAGCAATCGGCACAACACGCATCAACGGCACAGTGA
- a CDS encoding L-lactate MFS transporter gives MSTHIANRTRVLTLIGTIITQFALGSVYTWSLFNAQLADKLSEPVSRVAFSFGILSLALAVASSMAGKMQERFSVRKVTIGAGILLGASLLLTAHATNLILLYVFAGFLIGFADGTGYLMTLSNCVKWFPERKGLISACAIGAYGLGSLGFKFINMYLLEHNGLESTFDVWGVIAMVMVIIGGLMMKDAPKQEISAVEAAEGVRDYSLAESMKCPQFWMLALVFLTVCMSGLYVIGVAKDIGQSYVHLSVEVAASAVAIIAVANLGGRLVLGVLSDKMARTNVIAIALAVCLLGVCALLFAHLNMMVFYFAVACIAFSFGGTITVFPSLVSDFFGLNNLTKNYGVIYLGFGIGSFIGSIVASVFGGFIATFYLMFALLVVSLVIALTIKLPNGESDAQLVANN, from the coding sequence ATGAGCACTCACATCGCGAATAGAACACGTGTTCTAACCTTAATTGGCACCATTATTACCCAATTTGCATTAGGTTCGGTTTACACATGGAGTTTGTTCAATGCCCAACTTGCTGACAAGCTATCAGAGCCTGTTAGCCGCGTAGCATTTTCATTCGGTATCTTGAGTTTGGCACTTGCTGTTGCTTCTTCCATGGCGGGTAAAATGCAAGAGCGTTTTAGTGTGCGTAAAGTCACCATTGGTGCAGGCATCTTACTTGGGGCGAGTTTATTACTAACAGCCCACGCTACGAACCTTATTCTGCTATATGTGTTTGCTGGCTTCTTAATTGGCTTTGCCGATGGTACGGGCTATTTAATGACCCTATCTAACTGTGTGAAGTGGTTCCCTGAGCGTAAAGGCTTAATTTCGGCTTGTGCTATTGGTGCTTACGGGTTAGGTAGTTTAGGTTTTAAATTCATCAACATGTATCTGCTTGAGCACAATGGCTTGGAATCAACGTTCGATGTTTGGGGCGTGATTGCGATGGTAATGGTGATCATCGGTGGTTTGATGATGAAAGATGCACCAAAACAAGAGATCTCAGCGGTTGAAGCAGCCGAAGGGGTACGTGATTACTCATTAGCTGAATCAATGAAATGCCCACAATTTTGGATGCTGGCACTCGTGTTCTTAACTGTATGTATGAGTGGTTTATACGTTATCGGTGTAGCGAAAGATATTGGTCAATCATACGTGCATTTATCTGTTGAAGTTGCCGCTTCTGCTGTGGCGATTATTGCGGTGGCTAACCTTGGCGGTCGTTTAGTACTTGGGGTGTTATCAGACAAAATGGCACGTACTAATGTAATTGCGATTGCACTAGCGGTATGTCTACTGGGTGTTTGTGCACTACTGTTTGCTCACTTAAATATGATGGTGTTCTATTTTGCGGTAGCGTGTATTGCATTTAGCTTTGGTGGCACGATCACTGTGTTCCCATCATTAGTCAGTGACTTCTTTGGTTTAAATAACCTAACTAAAAACTACGGTGTGATTTACTTAGGCTTTGGTATTGGTAGTTTTATTGGCTCTATCGTAGCGTCAGTGTTTGGCGGCTTCATTGCTACGTTTTATTTGATGTTCGCACTTTTGGTTGTGTCTTTAGTGATTGCACTAACGATTAAATTACCGAACGGTGAAAGTGATGCCCAGCTAGTGGCGAATAACTAA